The following are encoded together in the Actinoplanes sp. N902-109 genome:
- a CDS encoding roadblock/LC7 domain-containing protein, producing the protein MQSTTTEQQFNAVRGELAALRHQVTGVLGCVIAGVDGLLILHDTMSNTEPHDLAALAAGAHGISRTCAGALNQGGFHECTIHNQRGYLVVYAVGDLALLAVLGDDRLNVARLHLEARSVTVKLAGMLQLQTVQQNHPLDR; encoded by the coding sequence GTGCAGAGCACGACCACTGAGCAGCAGTTCAACGCCGTCCGCGGGGAGCTCGCCGCGTTACGGCACCAGGTGACCGGCGTGCTGGGGTGCGTCATCGCCGGTGTCGACGGGCTGCTGATCCTCCACGACACGATGTCCAACACCGAGCCGCACGACCTGGCCGCTCTCGCCGCCGGCGCCCACGGCATCAGCCGCACCTGTGCCGGCGCGCTCAACCAGGGTGGCTTCCACGAGTGCACGATCCACAACCAGCGTGGCTACCTCGTGGTCTACGCCGTCGGCGATCTGGCCCTGCTCGCCGTCCTGGGCGATGACCGGCTCAACGTCGCCCGCCTGCACCTCGAGGCCCGCTCGGTCACCGTCAAGCTGGCCGGCATGCTCCAGCTCCAGACGGTCCAGCAGAACCACCCGCTCGACCGCTGA
- a CDS encoding ribose-phosphate pyrophosphokinase: MRDIAVFTGSAHPQLAAEICEHLGVPLLPTRTSRFANDCIEVQLQGNCRERDVFLIQPLVPPVQENLVELLFMLDAARGASAGRITVVLPHYAYARSDKKDAPRISIGGRLVADLLQTAGAHRILAMTLHSPQVHGFFSVPVDHLHALRELAHHFRGYDLSNTVVVSPDLGNAKEAAHFARMLDIEVAAGAKQRFADDKVVISSVIGEVTDRDVIILDDEIAKGSTVFELLGRLRERHARSIRVACTHGLFAADAVQRLSAEKDVEEIVCTNTVPIPRANHTDKLTVLSVAPALAEAMRRIHNGESVSALFA, from the coding sequence GTGCGTGACATCGCCGTGTTCACCGGTAGTGCCCATCCACAGTTGGCGGCGGAGATCTGCGAGCACCTCGGGGTGCCGCTGCTGCCCACCCGGACGTCGCGGTTCGCCAACGACTGCATCGAGGTGCAGCTCCAGGGCAACTGCCGCGAGCGGGACGTGTTCCTCATCCAGCCGCTGGTCCCGCCGGTTCAGGAGAACCTGGTGGAACTGCTCTTCATGCTCGACGCCGCGCGGGGTGCGTCAGCCGGGCGGATCACCGTGGTCCTGCCGCATTACGCGTACGCCCGCAGCGACAAGAAGGACGCACCGCGCATCTCCATCGGCGGGCGGCTGGTCGCGGACCTGCTGCAGACCGCCGGCGCCCACCGCATCCTGGCCATGACCCTGCACTCGCCGCAGGTGCACGGGTTCTTCAGCGTGCCCGTCGACCACCTGCACGCGCTGCGCGAGCTCGCCCACCACTTCCGCGGCTACGACCTGAGCAACACCGTCGTGGTGTCGCCCGACCTGGGCAACGCCAAGGAGGCGGCGCACTTCGCGCGGATGCTCGACATCGAGGTCGCCGCGGGGGCCAAGCAGCGCTTCGCCGACGACAAGGTGGTGATCAGCTCGGTGATCGGCGAGGTCACCGATCGCGACGTGATCATCCTGGACGACGAGATCGCCAAGGGCAGTACGGTGTTCGAGCTGCTCGGCCGGCTGCGTGAGCGGCACGCCCGGAGCATCCGGGTGGCGTGCACGCACGGTCTGTTCGCCGCCGACGCGGTGCAGCGGCTCTCGGCCGAGAAGGACGTCGAGGAGATCGTCTGTACGAACACCGTGCCGATCCCGCGCGCCAACCACACCGACAAGCTGACGGTGCTGTCGGTGGCCCCGGCCCTGGCCGAGGCGATGCGCCGGATCCACAACGGCGAGTCCGTCAGCGCCCTGTTCGCCTGA
- a CDS encoding ABC transporter ATP-binding protein, which translates to MRTLTVEAAGLSYGDGAPVLRGVSVTARPGELLAVTGTSGAGKTTLLAAMAGLLPPASGRVTVDGEELRDRDRGVALGVVLIPQDNGLAAILTAEENIAVAMIATGGTPAEARRGTTTVLEKLGLAGQAGQLIEELSGGQQQRTAIARGLALHGDVLLADEITSELDAANRQRVLDLLRGEAQRGAAVVFATHDPEAAAACDHELHLADGEAVLVR; encoded by the coding sequence ATGAGGACGTTGACCGTGGAGGCGGCCGGCCTGTCCTACGGGGACGGCGCGCCGGTGCTGCGCGGGGTGTCGGTCACGGCCCGCCCGGGCGAGCTGCTGGCGGTGACCGGCACGTCCGGCGCCGGCAAGACCACCCTGCTCGCGGCCATGGCGGGCCTGCTGCCCCCGGCATCCGGCCGGGTCACTGTCGACGGCGAGGAGTTGCGCGACCGCGACCGCGGCGTGGCCCTCGGCGTGGTGCTCATCCCGCAGGACAACGGGCTCGCCGCCATCCTCACCGCCGAGGAGAACATCGCGGTGGCGATGATCGCGACCGGCGGCACCCCCGCCGAGGCCCGCCGCGGCACCACCACGGTCCTGGAGAAGCTGGGCCTGGCCGGTCAGGCGGGCCAGCTCATCGAGGAGCTCTCCGGTGGCCAGCAGCAGCGTACGGCGATCGCCCGCGGTCTCGCCCTGCACGGCGACGTGCTGCTGGCCGACGAGATCACCAGCGAGCTGGACGCGGCCAACCGCCAGCGTGTGCTCGACCTGCTGCGCGGTGAGGCCCAGCGCGGGGCGGCGGTGGTCTTCGCCACGCACGACCCGGAGGCCGCTGCGGCCTGCGACCACGAGCTGCACCTGGCCGACGGCGAGGCGGTGCTGGTCCGATGA
- a CDS encoding ABC transporter ATP-binding protein, whose amino-acid sequence MNGLAVACRRVVHIYRAEAGDVVALAGVDLSIAPGETIALVGPSGSGKSTLISLLAGMMRPSAGRINIGTYDMGKLSDAEVSRLRGTEIGVVLQGAARNLLPYATLHRNIWLAQRRAANTRGIELDDPDRILDLVGLPGMGRARLAELTPGGKQRAALAVGVAAGPGLLLVDEPTSRLDTAGRDEVLEALETVNRERHTTIVVVTHDNEVGARLGRAVTIRDGRVGAEGRDGQDFAVVAGDGTVQLPPEILGSFPPGTLFTVDHENGTVTLVPGGTESAA is encoded by the coding sequence ATGAACGGTCTTGCGGTGGCCTGCCGGCGTGTCGTGCACATCTACCGGGCCGAGGCCGGCGACGTCGTCGCCCTGGCCGGCGTCGACCTGTCCATCGCGCCGGGCGAGACCATCGCCCTGGTCGGCCCGTCCGGCTCCGGCAAGTCCACGCTCATCTCGCTGCTGGCGGGCATGATGCGGCCGTCCGCGGGCCGGATCAACATCGGCACGTACGACATGGGCAAGCTCTCCGACGCCGAGGTCTCGCGCCTGCGTGGCACGGAGATCGGCGTGGTCCTGCAGGGCGCGGCCCGCAACCTCCTGCCGTACGCGACCCTGCACCGCAACATCTGGCTCGCCCAGCGCCGGGCGGCCAACACCCGGGGCATCGAGCTGGACGACCCGGACCGCATCCTCGACCTGGTGGGCCTGCCCGGGATGGGCCGCGCCCGGCTGGCCGAGCTCACCCCCGGCGGCAAGCAGCGCGCCGCCCTGGCCGTGGGCGTCGCCGCCGGCCCGGGTCTGCTCCTGGTCGACGAGCCCACCAGCCGCCTCGACACCGCCGGCCGCGACGAGGTGCTGGAGGCTCTGGAGACCGTCAACCGCGAACGCCACACCACCATCGTGGTGGTCACCCACGACAACGAGGTGGGCGCCCGCCTCGGCCGGGCCGTGACGATCCGCGACGGCCGGGTGGGCGCCGAGGGCCGCGACGGCCAGGACTTCGCCGTGGTGGCCGGCGACGGCACCGTCCAGCTCCCCCCGGAGATCCTGGGCAGTTTCCCGCCCGGCACCCTGTTCACCGTCGACCACGAGAACGGCACTGTCACCCTGGTCCCCGGTGGCACCGAGAGCGCCGCCTGA
- a CDS encoding glycoside hydrolase family 88 protein, translated as MDTDAVLTAMLAMQRQSWEQGVAAQAAMALGRDDLVVLLAEAAVTRQAADGRLADVAEPGAVNGAACGEAVLAASRRTGNPVFAEAARRQLAWLVSDAPRAPDGTLFHLVDRREVWADTVYMVLPFLTLSGRADLAWQQLDGHRRRLCRDGLYSAVWSEDTASLLRPARWGGASGWVVAAIARTLRIAPDFPERHRLVTHGREVLDACLTLRRSDGLFNDVLDDPGTFREVNAAQMFAYAALTGATDGWLPTVYAETGRDLLAAAAREIDDRGVVRGAAGSPTFDAPGTATEAQAFAILASQA; from the coding sequence ATGGACACCGACGCCGTACTCACCGCGATGCTCGCCATGCAACGCCAGTCGTGGGAGCAGGGTGTCGCGGCCCAGGCTGCCATGGCGCTGGGCCGCGACGACCTGGTGGTGCTGCTCGCCGAGGCAGCCGTGACGCGGCAGGCGGCGGACGGGCGGCTGGCCGACGTGGCCGAGCCCGGGGCGGTCAACGGCGCCGCGTGCGGTGAGGCGGTGCTGGCGGCTTCCCGCCGTACCGGGAACCCGGTCTTTGCCGAGGCGGCCCGCCGCCAGCTCGCCTGGCTGGTGTCCGACGCGCCGCGGGCCCCGGACGGCACGCTGTTCCACCTGGTCGACCGGCGTGAGGTGTGGGCCGACACGGTCTACATGGTGCTGCCGTTCCTCACCCTGAGCGGTCGCGCCGACCTGGCCTGGCAGCAGCTCGACGGGCATCGCCGCCGGCTGTGCCGCGACGGCCTCTACTCGGCGGTCTGGTCCGAGGACACCGCAAGCCTGCTCCGCCCGGCCCGGTGGGGTGGTGCAAGCGGGTGGGTGGTCGCCGCCATTGCTCGTACGCTGCGTATCGCACCCGATTTTCCTGAGCGTCACCGTCTGGTGACGCATGGGCGGGAGGTCCTCGATGCCTGCCTCACCCTGCGCCGGTCAGATGGCCTGTTCAACGATGTTCTTGACGACCCCGGTACGTTTCGGGAGGTCAACGCCGCTCAGATGTTTGCCTACGCAGCGTTGACAGGGGCCACCGACGGATGGTTACCTACGGTGTACGCCGAGACGGGTCGCGACCTGCTCGCCGCAGCGGCCCGCGAGATCGACGACCGGGGTGTCGTGCGGGGCGCCGCCGGCTCGCCGACCTTCGACGCACCCGGCACCGCCACCGAGGCGCAGGCCTTCGCGATCCTGGCATCGCAAGCCTGA
- a CDS encoding OsmC family protein has translation MSLAHHARIEWDGSTGSGYRAYPRAHRAVAPPASAALELSADPHFRGDAELLNPEQLVVLAAASCQMLSFLSLAARKHVDVVGYTDEAVGYLSEDLRKASIERIELRPVIRVAAGTDEAFVRELVVQGHEECYIANSLRTQITIAATVVS, from the coding sequence ATGAGCCTCGCGCATCACGCCCGCATCGAGTGGGACGGCTCGACCGGCAGCGGCTACCGGGCCTACCCCCGGGCGCACCGGGCGGTGGCCCCACCGGCGTCGGCGGCGCTGGAGCTGAGCGCGGACCCGCATTTCCGGGGCGACGCGGAGCTGCTGAACCCGGAGCAGCTCGTGGTGCTGGCGGCGGCGTCGTGCCAGATGCTGTCGTTCCTGTCGCTGGCGGCGCGCAAGCACGTGGACGTGGTCGGCTACACCGACGAGGCGGTCGGCTACCTCAGCGAGGACCTGCGCAAGGCGTCGATCGAGCGGATCGAGCTGCGGCCGGTGATCCGGGTGGCGGCCGGGACGGACGAGGCATTCGTGCGGGAGTTGGTCGTGCAGGGGCACGAGGAGTGCTACATCGCGAACTCGCTGCGCACCCAGATCACCATCGCGGCGACGGTGGTGTCCTGA